Proteins encoded by one window of Rutidosis leptorrhynchoides isolate AG116_Rl617_1_P2 chromosome 7, CSIRO_AGI_Rlap_v1, whole genome shotgun sequence:
- the LOC139860225 gene encoding uncharacterized protein: protein MVASVVEEHQNWMEPILQYIRNSVLPSDKREAHLVRERAPMYIIQNDILYRKSYCGPMMRCVGPIEAEMIDDEVRNGSCALHSGPFPAGPGNVKFLIVTIDYFTKWVEAKVVRTITGVQVRNFVWENIVCRFGVPRELANGLCEVTNRDIMSGIKKRLYEKRTGWVEELPNVLWAHRTTFKKSTGETPFSLIYGSKAVIPAEILVPTHRVAYFDEEANGEALCENLNLVEERRLMAAIREVLRNNDASRAEKLGKLGPNWEGPYQVVAINAAGSYKLADIEGRTLPNAWHAALLKRYYA, encoded by the exons ATGGTGGCGTCCGTTGTAGAAGAACATCAAAATTGGATGGAACCAATCTTGCAATATATCCGCAACAGTGTTTTGCCAAGTGATAAGCGTGAAGCTCATTTAGTTAGAGAGCGAGCACCAATGTACATCATTCAAAATGACATTTTGTATCGTAAGTCATATTGTGGTCCAATGATGCGGTGTGTTGGCCCAATTGAAGCAGAAATGATAGATGATGAAGTGCGTAACGGTTCTTGCGCATTACATTCAG gaCCATTTCCCGCAGGTCCTGGCAATGTCAAATTCCTAATTGTGACAATTGACTATTTtacaaaatgggttgaagctaaggtgGTTCGCACTATCACTGGAGTGCAAGTGCGTAATTTTGTATGGGAGAATATTGTTTGCAGATTTGGTGTTCCACGcgaattg GCTAATGGCTTGTGTGAAGTAACCAACCGCGACATTATGAGCGGTATCAAAAAGAGGTTATATGAAAAGCGAACTGGTTGGGTGGAGGAGCTGCCCAATGTAttatgggcacatcgcactactttcaaGAAGAGCACAGGGGAAACACCCTTTAGTTTAATATATGGCTCTAAAGCAGTAATACCCGCTGAAATTCTTGTTCCAACGCATAGAGTTGCTTACTTTGATGAAGAAGCGAATGGCGAAGCCTTATGCGAAAATTTGAATTTAGTTGAAGAGCGAAGGTTAATGGCTGCTATCAGAGAG GTGCTGCGAAACAATGATGCGAGTAGAGCAGAAAAACTTGGTAAATTAGGACCTAACTGGGAAGGTCCTTATCAAgttgtggcaattaatgcggcaggATCATATAAGCTCGCAGACATAGAAGGGCGAACTCtccctaatgcgtggcatgctgctttattaaagcgatattatgcataa